One stretch of Alcaligenes faecalis DNA includes these proteins:
- a CDS encoding glycosyltransferase family 9 protein, which translates to MSLPCLQALLDTGLPVVVCARPWARELLSAYPLHGFIPMTSHWHQDAKAIRRYRRQHGHRNAYGLLLPDSLSSALSFKLAGLPACGYRDDGRSLLLRWPLNKPQKQLHAVQSWFYIVQQALALWNLNPAPEQAPATLDLTLSPLQRQEGDNSLRQAALRPGDYILIAPTATGLHKGRVKVWPYFDQLTRHLQAQGKTVIMCPPPNEHEAALQNAPSARCLPPLPLGAFARLCQQAQWVICNDSGVSHVAAAIKAQQLTLCGVTNPEDTGPWSPRAICLGRDGQWPTLDEVVQVLESEREHP; encoded by the coding sequence ATGAGCCTGCCGTGTTTACAGGCTCTGCTCGATACCGGTTTGCCCGTGGTGGTTTGCGCCCGTCCCTGGGCCCGCGAGCTGCTATCGGCCTACCCCTTGCATGGCTTCATCCCCATGACAAGCCACTGGCACCAGGATGCCAAAGCCATACGCCGCTATCGTCGCCAGCATGGCCATCGCAATGCGTACGGCCTGCTGCTGCCCGATTCGCTAAGCAGTGCCCTCAGCTTCAAACTGGCAGGCCTGCCCGCCTGCGGTTACCGGGACGATGGCCGTAGCCTTTTATTACGTTGGCCTTTGAATAAGCCGCAAAAGCAGTTGCACGCGGTGCAATCCTGGTTCTATATTGTTCAGCAGGCTTTGGCGCTGTGGAATTTGAACCCGGCACCTGAACAAGCCCCAGCCACCCTGGATTTGACGCTCAGCCCCCTGCAACGGCAAGAAGGCGACAACAGTCTGCGCCAAGCCGCCCTGCGCCCCGGTGACTATATTCTGATCGCCCCTACCGCAACGGGACTGCACAAAGGCCGCGTCAAAGTCTGGCCGTATTTCGACCAACTGACCCGCCATCTGCAAGCCCAAGGCAAAACCGTCATTATGTGCCCCCCGCCCAACGAGCATGAGGCTGCCCTGCAAAATGCGCCCAGCGCACGTTGCCTGCCGCCCCTGCCTTTAGGGGCGTTTGCGCGGCTTTGCCAACAGGCGCAGTGGGTTATTTGCAATGACTCTGGCGTCTCCCATGTCGCGGCAGCCATCAAGGCCCAGCAGTTGACCTTATGTGGCGTCACCAACCCTGAAGACACCGGCCCCTGGTCGCCACGGGCGATTTGCCTGGGGCGCGATGGCCAATGGCCTACGCTGGACGAGGTGGTGCAAGTGCTGGAGTCGGAGCGGGAGCACCCATGA
- the msbA gene encoding lipid A export permease/ATP-binding protein MsbA has product MSSLSNAIETKIKPAGHDPVKSDLWKRIYSRLLPYWKVVVLALILVSISSATQPVLAVIMKPLLDGGFTGANPDYMWSIPLAVIGLMFVRGVTSYGSSYLFAWIANKMLLTLRADMFSRLLGLSDSEFKQGDTGRLLNRFTIDAGTMTGVATEVVTVVVRETLTVIALLGVLLYMSWQLTVIVFLVMPASVFVAKMVSRRLRRINRDTVNMNAELTRVVSEAIDAQRVIKLFDGYERENTRFMYVNARLRRFAMRAAAADAALSPITQLFVSIAVAGVIFVALYQANTGTLTIGSFAAFMAALGQIFDPIKRLTNITGTMQRMLVAAESVFKLVDQDPEPDTGTREFKQPVHGHIEFDAVSHRFPNGHRDTLSDVSFAVQPGQTIALVGRSGSGKTTLANMLPRFLIPSSGQVRVDGIPSEELTLRSLRSQISLVSQDVVLFEATIGQNVAYGAGADVPPERIWEALEAANLREFVEGLPQGLDTMVGENANSLSGGQRQRLAIARALIKNAPILILDEATSALDNESERQVQMSLETLMKGRSTLVIAHRLSTVQNADQILVLDEGRIIEQGRHDELLARNGVYAGFYQMQFQFNE; this is encoded by the coding sequence GTGTCCTCGTTGTCCAACGCCATAGAAACCAAAATCAAGCCTGCTGGGCACGATCCCGTCAAATCCGATCTCTGGAAGCGCATTTACAGTCGTTTGCTGCCTTACTGGAAGGTGGTGGTGCTGGCGCTGATCCTGGTCAGTATCTCCTCGGCCACCCAGCCGGTGCTGGCCGTGATCATGAAACCTTTGCTGGACGGGGGCTTTACCGGCGCCAATCCTGACTATATGTGGTCCATCCCGCTGGCGGTGATCGGGCTGATGTTTGTGCGTGGCGTCACCAGTTACGGCAGCTCCTATTTGTTTGCCTGGATCGCCAACAAAATGTTGCTGACTTTACGCGCTGACATGTTCTCCCGCTTGCTGGGATTGTCCGATTCGGAGTTCAAGCAAGGGGATACGGGTCGTTTGTTGAACCGCTTCACGATTGATGCGGGCACCATGACTGGCGTGGCTACAGAGGTGGTCACGGTTGTGGTGCGCGAAACCCTGACGGTGATCGCCTTGCTGGGCGTTTTGCTTTACATGTCCTGGCAATTGACCGTGATTGTGTTTCTGGTCATGCCCGCTTCGGTCTTTGTGGCCAAGATGGTGTCGCGCCGCCTGCGTCGCATCAATCGCGATACCGTGAACATGAATGCCGAGCTGACCCGCGTGGTCAGTGAAGCCATTGACGCCCAACGTGTCATCAAGCTGTTTGACGGTTACGAGCGCGAAAACACCCGCTTCATGTATGTGAATGCGCGTCTGCGCCGCTTTGCCATGCGTGCGGCTGCTGCGGATGCGGCCTTGTCGCCCATCACACAGCTGTTTGTGTCCATCGCTGTGGCCGGGGTGATTTTTGTGGCTCTTTACCAGGCCAATACCGGCACGCTGACTATCGGTAGCTTTGCTGCTTTCATGGCGGCCTTGGGACAGATTTTTGACCCTATCAAGCGTTTGACCAACATTACCGGCACCATGCAGCGCATGCTGGTGGCTGCAGAAAGTGTGTTCAAGCTGGTGGATCAGGATCCGGAGCCTGATACCGGGACTCGCGAATTCAAGCAGCCTGTGCACGGTCACATCGAGTTCGACGCGGTGTCACATCGTTTCCCCAACGGCCATCGCGATACCTTGTCCGATGTCAGCTTTGCGGTGCAGCCGGGCCAAACTATTGCCTTGGTCGGTCGCTCCGGCAGTGGCAAGACCACGCTGGCTAATATGCTGCCGCGTTTCTTGATTCCTAGCAGCGGACAAGTGCGGGTCGATGGCATTCCTTCGGAAGAGCTGACCTTGCGCAGCCTGCGTAGCCAGATTTCTCTGGTCAGTCAGGATGTGGTGCTGTTTGAGGCGACGATTGGCCAGAACGTGGCCTACGGCGCAGGTGCCGATGTTCCGCCGGAACGTATCTGGGAAGCGCTGGAAGCAGCCAATCTGCGCGAGTTCGTGGAAGGTTTGCCGCAAGGTCTGGATACGATGGTGGGCGAGAACGCCAACTCTCTGTCCGGCGGTCAGCGTCAGCGTCTGGCCATTGCCCGCGCGCTGATCAAAAATGCTCCTATCCTGATTCTGGATGAAGCCACTTCGGCTCTGGACAATGAATCCGAGCGTCAGGTTCAGATGTCTCTGGAAACCCTGATGAAGGGACGCAGCACCTTGGTGATTGCGCATCGACTATCTACCGTACAAAATGCGGATCAAATCCTGGTGCTGGACGAAGGGCGGATTATTGAGCAGGGCCGTCACGACGAATTGCTGGCCCGCAACGGCGTGTATGCCGGTTTCTACCAAATGCAGTTTCAGTTCAACGAATAA